The following proteins are encoded in a genomic region of Euzebyales bacterium:
- a CDS encoding pyridoxamine 5'-phosphate oxidase family protein codes for MLRTRTSMNELSSDECLDLLTTRRPRVGRLAFVDAGGPVVFPMSYIADGNLIYFHTAPGSTLLAALEMRQVTFEIDHVENVAEPGTPPAREQSWSVLAFGRLRTLTDEDELAQVRRSRLRPWADDEDSYYLRMDVATLAGRRFL; via the coding sequence ATGTTGCGCACACGGACGTCGATGAACGAGCTCTCGTCCGACGAGTGCCTCGATCTGCTCACGACCCGCCGGCCGCGCGTCGGACGGCTGGCGTTCGTCGACGCCGGCGGGCCCGTCGTCTTCCCCATGAGTTACATCGCCGACGGCAACCTCATCTACTTCCACACCGCACCCGGCAGCACCCTGCTCGCTGCATTGGAGATGCGGCAGGTGACCTTCGAGATCGACCATGTCGAGAACGTAGCCGAGCCGGGAACACCACCGGCGCGGGAGCAGAGTTGGAGCGTGTTGGCCTTCGGTCGTTTGCGCACGCTCACGGACGAGGACGAGCTTGCCCAAGTACGTCGGTCGCGACTTCGACCGTGGGCAGATGACGAAGACTCCTACTACCTTCGCATGGACGTCGCAACATTGGCCGGCCGCCGCTTCCTCTGA
- a CDS encoding type II toxin-antitoxin system prevent-host-death family antitoxin produces MSEVNVRELRNHGSEVLDRVTRGETLTVTRAGVPVAELRPLPRKATAASALLARWRRLPYVDPDQLRSDLDGVIDAGL; encoded by the coding sequence ATGAGTGAAGTCAATGTGCGCGAACTCCGCAACCATGGCAGCGAGGTGCTCGACCGCGTCACCCGCGGAGAGACACTGACCGTTACCCGCGCCGGGGTCCCAGTGGCAGAGCTCCGGCCGCTGCCGCGCAAGGCGACGGCCGCCTCCGCGTTGCTCGCGAGATGGCGCCGACTGCCATACGTCGACCCCGATCAACTGCGCAGCGACCTCGACGGCGTCATCGACGCCGGCCTGTGA
- the arsM gene encoding arsenite methyltransferase translates to MSDVRGDDLREQVRRRYAAAATTTTPVGGDCCGGGCGTTAAEDFGVALYSVEERSVLPEAAALASLGCGNPTAVAAIAEGETVLDLGSGGGIDVLLSAARVGPTGFVYGVDMTDEMLDLAGRNAADAGVDNVEFRKGDIEALPLPDMSVDLIISNCVVNLSVDKPAVFAEMHRVLRAGGRIGISDVVAEDHLSADERAERGSYVGCIAGALSFAEYRDGLAAAGFDSIEIEPTRSVVDDMHSAVVRATKPLRHA, encoded by the coding sequence ATGAGCGACGTGCGTGGCGACGACCTACGCGAGCAGGTCCGGCGGCGGTATGCGGCGGCGGCCACCACGACGACCCCGGTCGGTGGCGACTGCTGTGGAGGTGGCTGCGGGACCACGGCGGCCGAGGACTTCGGCGTCGCGCTTTACTCCGTCGAGGAGCGGTCGGTGCTGCCCGAGGCGGCGGCGCTGGCCAGTCTCGGTTGTGGCAACCCAACTGCGGTCGCCGCCATCGCCGAGGGGGAGACGGTGCTTGACCTCGGATCGGGCGGTGGGATCGATGTCCTGCTGTCCGCCGCCAGGGTGGGACCAACCGGGTTCGTCTACGGCGTGGACATGACCGACGAGATGCTAGACCTCGCCGGGCGCAACGCTGCCGACGCCGGTGTGGACAACGTCGAGTTCCGCAAGGGTGACATCGAGGCGTTGCCGCTTCCCGACATGTCCGTCGACCTGATCATCTCCAACTGCGTCGTCAACCTGTCGGTTGATAAGCCGGCGGTGTTCGCCGAGATGCACCGAGTGCTTCGAGCGGGGGGCCGCATAGGTATCAGCGACGTCGTCGCCGAGGACCACCTCAGCGCCGACGAGCGAGCCGAGCGAGGCAGCTACGTCGGCTGTATCGCTGGCGCCCTGTCGTTCGCCGAGTACCGCGATGGGCTGGCCGCCGCGGGCTTCGACTCCATCGAGATCGAACCGACGCGCAGCGTCGTCGACGACATGCACAGCGCGGTCGTCCGCGCAACGAAGCCTTTGCGTCATGCCTGA
- a CDS encoding metalloregulator ArsR/SmtB family transcription factor, with translation MTTTDERVTADCCVPLLDAPITETDAQQMAQLFKALADPARLRLLSLIAARPAGEACNCDLVEPVGLSQPTVSHHLKVLHDSGLLDRERRGQWVYYRVRRDQLEMMRSALA, from the coding sequence ATGACGACGACGGACGAACGCGTTACCGCCGACTGCTGCGTGCCGCTGCTCGACGCTCCGATCACCGAGACCGATGCGCAGCAGATGGCACAGCTGTTCAAGGCCCTGGCGGACCCGGCCCGGCTGCGGCTGTTGTCGCTCATCGCGGCGCGGCCTGCGGGGGAGGCGTGCAACTGTGATCTCGTCGAGCCGGTTGGCCTGTCGCAACCGACGGTGTCGCACCACCTGAAGGTACTGCACGACAGCGGGCTGCTGGACCGGGAACGGCGTGGTCAGTGGGTCTACTACCGCGTCCGCCGCGACCAGCTGGAGATGATGCGCTCCGCCCTGGCGTAG